ctcgagaaaggcatgatcgaattgtgccacatgccaatcgattgatcgccttccaatctttctcctgtacatcatctggtttctcttcatcaatggcaatgtctagaccctgctgaaaaagggcatctagaacctcactttgccacataccaaaatggcccgtggcatcaaagatctccacggccaatcttgcatttgcaattgtcggtcttgtccacatggacgatgttgaagctcctacaccgaccgttttctccataatctttcaatatacctaaggaaatcttttctgatgtggaagatcagtttaaactgcaaccacagagcatactacgattaaccttcggctcttgataccacttgttgttccaatagggtcggaagtgtgtaaattattgtactaaaaaatcacacaaagttcaattcccaggaaagagaggtggatcacatggatctcttaaataccaagtctttccttagacagaatatcccttctatagtaatttaatagcacaattaaatactactattataccctcaaatattgaaagaaaaataggacaagaaagaacacaagagttttaacgaggttcggtaaattatacctacgtcctcgggcactaacaccagatgataactttactatctccaaaatattacaaacaaatagaattccttaagaattctcaaatgggagaagagagaaaactaaaagagaaagattggttgggatggttgaaatgagaaatggttaggcctatttatagttgaagttcagggactaacttgcaaatggcctaaaaaattagggaccaaaattgcaattatccctttcaactttaaacaacttgccaattatttttttctttcggtgccaattgcacctcccaccatttttgacttttcaacaattttcCTAAAGGTGCATTCTTAAATGCTAAGCAAGGGTCTACAGCTTCTTGGGTATGGGCAAGCTTACTGCAAGGTAGAGAGTTTCTTAAAAAAAGGTGCAGTGGCAGGTTCTTGATGGATTGGATATCAACATATGGGGAGACTAGTGGATTCCAGGGGTTGTGTTGGAGAAGCTAACTGATGACAATCATGATTTGCCTCAGAAAGTTGCAGAATTGATGACCAAGGAAAATAATTGCTGGAAGCTGAACCAAATTAGAAGATATATCTCAGAGGACCAAGTAAAAGCTATTCAGAGTTTACCAGCTTACAGTAGAGGCCAAGACAAAATGGTGTTGACAGGTTCAAAAGATGGGAATTATGTTGTAAAAAAGGGATGTCATGAATTGAAGGAGAAAGTGATGAAGGAAGTGGAAAGGAGAGCTTCACCATCTCATAATGTGAATGGAAAAGTTTGGAAGTGGATTTGGAGCATTTCACTTCCCCAGAAGATCAAACATTTCCTTTGGAGGGCTGTTGGGAACCTGGTGGCCACAAATGGTAATCTGGTGAAAAGGAGAATTAAAATGTCCGAGTTGTGCCCTGTTTGTTTGAAAGAAGCTGAGACAGTTGAACATACTCTTCTGTTATGTGATTGGGCTCAGTGTGTATGGTATGGTGGAGCTTTGGGCTTTAAAGTTGATTGTCATAGAATTACTACATTGGATCAATGGTTATTGCAGGTGTTTGATGTGGTTTTAAAAGGTAAGAAAAACAAAGAATGGATGGAGATGATCATTGCTTTTACATGCTGGCATATTTGGAAAAGTAGATGTTCAAAAGTTTTTAAGGGGCGAGAGTGTGATCCTCGGAAATGTATTGAAAGAAACTCAGCAAGGATGGGAGAGGCCCCTGAATGGTTGGATTGAAGTTAATTGTGATAGGGCTTTTATTGACAAGGGAGATGTTATTGGGGTGATTGTGAGAAATGAGAATGCGAACTTGGTTGCAGGAATAACTAAAAAAAGATAATGTTGAGATTGTGGAGGAAGCTGAAGCTTTTGGCAGTTATGGCAGGGGTGAAATGGGTTATGCATCAATGGTGTAATAGAGTTATTGTTGAAAC
The sequence above is drawn from the Gossypium hirsutum isolate 1008001.06 chromosome A05, Gossypium_hirsutum_v2.1, whole genome shotgun sequence genome and encodes:
- the LOC121228928 gene encoding uncharacterized protein, producing MLSKGLQLLGYGQAYCKVESFLKKGAVAGVVLEKLTDDNHDLPQKVAELMTKENNCWKLNQIRRYISEDQVKAIQSLPAYSRGQDKMVLTGSKDGNYVVKKGCHELKEKVMKEVERRASPSHNVNGKVWKWIWSISLPQKIKHFLWRAVGNLVATNGNLVKRRIKMSELCPVCLKEAETVEHTLLLCDWAQCVWYGGALGFKVDCHRITTLDQWLLQVFDVVLKDVQKFLRGESVILGNVLKETQQGWERPLNGWIEVNCDRAFIDKGDVIGVIKGNFVDFDFKKVGKEANKAADWCAHLAGDVLLVNPHPHW